In Dehalococcoidia bacterium, the genomic stretch ACGTTCAGTCGCCTTCGTCGTGATAAAGGGCAGGCTGTTGTCAGTCGTTAACGCTGATAGGGAAGACAGGAGGCTACTCTGATGGATCGGCTCGCGCGGACGTCTCCCTTGCGGCTTCTGTTGCCATTACTCGTGATTTGTTCGTCGCTGATGGTTACGCAGATCGCGCAGGGCCACCAACAGTATGGATCGAACACAGCCGCTGCTTGGCGGGTGCCATGGCGGGCCGGCACCGACCAGTGGCGCAGTGGCTATGGATTCAACACAGTAACACACATTGGCTCTGAGTCGTATGCACTGGACTTCAGCCACCCGCACGGTACACCCATTCACGCCATGGCCAGCGGAAGTGCCGCGGCGGTGACAGGATCTCTCTGCGACACCACCGGGTTCGGCATCTCTGTTCAACTCTCGCACCCCGGTCCGTTCTACTCACGCTATGCACACCTGAGCCAGAACTTCTTCGGCGTAGGTACAAACATTGTTCAGGGGCAGTTCATCGGGCGGAGCGGGAACTCCGGGCAGGTTGACCCGGATCCGCCATCGTGCAACACACCGCCAAACGGGGCTCACCTCCATTTTGCTGTTTACAATCAATTGAGTTGCACGAGCTCCACTTGCGCGGTCAACCCACAATCAGGCGGTAAGACTCTTTCCGGTTATACCAACTTCGACACGTCGGAAGGCGCTCATGCTCACCGA encodes the following:
- a CDS encoding M23 family metallopeptidase; translation: MDRLARTSPLRLLLPLLVICSSLMVTQIAQGHQQYGSNTAAAWRVPWRAGTDQWRSGYGFNTVTHIGSESYALDFSHPHGTPIHAMASGSAAAVTGSLCDTTGFGISVQLSHPGPFYSRYAHLSQNFFGVGTNIVQGQFIGRSGNSGQVDPDPPSCNTPPNGAHLHFAVYNQLSCTSSTCAVNPQSGGKTLSGYTNFDTSEGAHAHRSDNAGVGDICLAAPGTGNQCTNASALDSGSFTAFVNAYNSGGGQGSVGQPWNPCGGASDTTITACWWVHSWGNGKVQDFSGPSHGHGPGTGAIMRRTGTSTAYWVHGGVWQRYLVAGGAPGYLGYPICNEFPWSVYRRTDFQNGFVAYRPDTGESVDAAYSGFFPKIC